The Amycolatopsis mongoliensis genome includes a window with the following:
- a CDS encoding universal stress protein yields the protein MKSRDVKVGGSNCPLEAFGAAVGEPGSDDLGFRGPGPVSRGTGRAGDRHRRARAHLAGPHAPGQLVVAGSHGRGGLRGLLLGSTSQALLRRAICPVASFPSARP from the coding sequence GTGAAGTCGCGCGACGTGAAGGTCGGCGGGTCGAACTGCCCACTCGAGGCGTTCGGAGCGGCCGTCGGTGAGCCAGGCTCCGACGACCTCGGATTTCGCGGTCCGGGCCCGGTATCCCGAGGTACCGGTCGAGCTGGAGATCGCCATCGCCGGGCTCGCGCGCACCTTGCTGGGCCACACGCGCCGGGCCAGCTCGTGGTGGCCGGATCTCACGGCCGGGGCGGCTTGCGCGGCCTGCTGCTGGGCTCGACCAGCCAAGCCCTTCTCCGCCGCGCGATCTGCCCCGTCGCCTCGTTCCCCTCGGCCCGGCCGTGA
- a CDS encoding ABC transporter permease, protein MRTTLDEYLSVLQVAAAVTLLLALLIAVNTTSIGVDERAREHATMLAFGLPVRTVLTMTTVETVAIGTIGTLVGILGGYGVLAWITTTTLPRVMPDLGVSAALAPTTVLTALGLGIVTVSLAPLFSLRRLRRMDIPATLRVVE, encoded by the coding sequence ATGCGCACGACCCTGGACGAGTACCTGAGCGTCCTGCAGGTCGCCGCGGCGGTCACGCTCCTGCTGGCGTTGCTGATCGCGGTCAACACCACGAGCATCGGCGTGGACGAGCGGGCCCGTGAGCACGCCACCATGCTGGCCTTCGGCCTGCCCGTGCGCACCGTGCTGACCATGACCACCGTCGAGACCGTGGCGATCGGCACGATCGGCACGCTGGTCGGCATCCTCGGCGGTTACGGCGTCCTGGCCTGGATCACCACGACGACCCTGCCGCGCGTGATGCCCGACCTCGGCGTCAGCGCCGCATTGGCACCCACCACCGTTCTCACGGCGCTCGGGCTGGGCATCGTCACGGTTTCGCTGGCCCCCTTGTTCAGCCTGCGTCGCCTGCGCCGCATGGACATCCCGGCGACGTTGCGCGTCGTGGAGTGA
- a CDS encoding ABC transporter permease, whose protein sequence is MKWSWRDLRRRWPLVAAIALVIALGTGTYASLLSTSAWRRQSNDASFALLHVHDLRVRLPQGTTATEGVLRAVVAGLSRAADVTAARERLVVPTQLAGPGDLLVSGEIAGTDSTPGPQVDGVSTTAGRALRPADDGTAAVVVDSAFAGRHAGLVPGELTVSGGSRVRVVGAGQSPEYFLITGGQGATPFLSQSSYGVLFTDLHSAQRVTGAAGQVNDLVLTLRPGCDRAAVAEELGRALRDTPATRAATVSTRDDIDAYRVLYEDIEGDTQLWRVIALLVLLGAVFAALNLTTRVVEAQRREIGIGMALGVPSRWLAVRPLLFGAQIALLGVGLGMVVGWVVGIPLRNVFVDMLPLPIWRTPLQTGVFLQAAALGFVLPLAGVAWPVWRALRVQPVQAIRVGHLAARGSGLAPVLRRLRLPGRGYHRIPIRNLLRTPRRTALTALGIAAAITTLVTTTGAIDTFHGTLDRAEREFLHAAPDRVIVTLDGFQRQDADAVRTVGALPQVGRADAGLLLPVTARSGAADVDLVAEVLPDGARWSPSIVSGAATGGLVLAEEAAHDLGVNVGDTIVLDHPRATPEGLRTDRTTMRVAGLHPNPMRMLAYLDQATAAPFGFTGVTNTLTVTPAPVWTSPTCGERWSPSRTSARRTRPRRPPRACARPWTST, encoded by the coding sequence TTGAAGTGGTCTTGGCGGGATCTGCGGCGCCGGTGGCCGCTGGTCGCCGCCATCGCGCTGGTCATCGCGCTCGGGACGGGCACCTATGCGAGCCTGCTGAGCACCTCGGCGTGGCGCCGGCAGTCCAACGACGCGAGCTTCGCCCTCCTGCACGTCCACGACCTCCGGGTCCGGCTGCCGCAGGGGACCACCGCCACCGAGGGCGTCCTGCGCGCGGTCGTGGCCGGTCTCTCCCGCGCGGCCGACGTCACCGCCGCCCGCGAGCGGCTCGTCGTGCCGACCCAGCTCGCCGGGCCGGGCGACCTGCTCGTCTCCGGTGAGATCGCCGGCACCGACAGCACGCCGGGACCGCAGGTCGACGGTGTCTCCACGACAGCGGGACGGGCGCTGCGCCCCGCCGACGACGGAACCGCCGCGGTCGTGGTCGACTCGGCGTTCGCCGGCCGGCACGCCGGCCTGGTGCCCGGCGAGCTGACCGTGTCCGGCGGCAGCCGGGTCCGGGTGGTCGGCGCCGGGCAGTCCCCGGAGTACTTCCTGATCACCGGAGGACAGGGCGCCACGCCCTTCCTCAGCCAGTCCTCCTACGGAGTCCTGTTCACCGATCTGCACAGCGCGCAGCGGGTGACGGGCGCGGCCGGGCAGGTCAACGACCTGGTGCTCACGCTGCGGCCGGGCTGCGACCGCGCCGCCGTCGCGGAAGAACTGGGCCGCGCCCTGCGCGACACCCCGGCGACGCGGGCCGCGACCGTGAGCACCCGCGACGACATCGACGCCTACCGGGTCCTGTACGAGGACATCGAGGGCGACACCCAGCTTTGGCGGGTGATCGCGTTGCTGGTCCTGCTCGGGGCGGTGTTCGCCGCGTTGAACCTGACCACGCGGGTCGTCGAGGCCCAGCGGCGGGAGATCGGCATCGGGATGGCGCTCGGCGTGCCGTCGCGGTGGCTCGCCGTGCGGCCGTTGCTGTTCGGGGCGCAGATCGCGCTGCTGGGCGTCGGGCTGGGCATGGTCGTCGGCTGGGTCGTCGGGATACCGCTGCGGAACGTCTTCGTGGACATGCTCCCGCTGCCGATCTGGCGGACCCCGCTCCAGACCGGCGTGTTCCTCCAGGCCGCCGCGCTCGGGTTCGTGCTGCCGCTCGCCGGGGTCGCCTGGCCGGTGTGGCGGGCCCTGCGCGTGCAGCCGGTGCAGGCCATCCGCGTCGGGCACCTCGCGGCCCGCGGCAGCGGCCTCGCCCCGGTGTTGCGCCGGCTGCGGCTGCCCGGACGCGGCTACCACCGGATCCCGATCCGCAACCTGCTGCGCACGCCGCGCCGCACCGCGCTCACCGCGCTGGGTATCGCCGCCGCGATCACGACACTCGTCACCACCACCGGAGCCATCGACACCTTCCACGGCACGCTCGACCGAGCCGAGCGGGAGTTCCTGCACGCCGCGCCCGACCGCGTCATCGTCACCCTGGACGGCTTCCAGCGGCAGGACGCGGACGCGGTTCGCACGGTCGGCGCACTGCCTCAGGTCGGCCGCGCCGACGCCGGCCTCTTGCTGCCCGTCACCGCCCGGTCCGGCGCGGCGGACGTCGACCTCGTCGCCGAGGTACTGCCGGACGGGGCCAGGTGGTCACCCAGCATCGTCTCGGGCGCCGCCACCGGTGGGCTCGTGCTCGCGGAGGAAGCGGCACACGACCTCGGCGTGAACGTCGGCGACACGATCGTCCTCGACCACCCCCGCGCCACTCCCGAGGGCCTGCGCACCGACCGGACGACGATGCGCGTGGCCGGCCTCCACCCCAACCCGATGCGCATGCTCGCCTACCTGGACCAAGCCACCGCCGCACCGTTCGGCTTCACCGGCGTCACGAACACCCTGACCGTCACCCCCGCCCCGGTGTGGACGTCACCGACGTGCGGCGAGCGCTGGTCGCCATCCCGCACATCAGCGCGGCGAACACGGCCCAGGCGACCACCGAGGGCATGCGCACGACCCTGGACGAGTACCTGA